In Chloracidobacterium sp., the following proteins share a genomic window:
- a CDS encoding VWA domain-containing protein, with protein MKLRSIFALAVAVVAPLFVVQNANAQGVIVPLPCDFRPCRPRPVPPALPNALPVKSIELDTKIEGQVATTHVEQVFRNDTPYTLEGTYFFPIPETASVVEFAIWENGKKLVGEVRSREEARRIYDEIVRRQRDPGLLEYAGKNLFQASIFPIPPNSDKKLELTYTEILKAESGTVAYRYPLGVGARTLWSARDARNADKSVRAPQTVSGKIEIVGKEALRNIYSPTHSIETKMKGEREANISFETKNNDSDFQLFYGLSNNDFGMSLITHREPGKDGYFLLQLSPKNNISERELVNKDIVFVLDTSGSMADEGKMDKARKALLFGIRTLRDGDRFNVINFAGEEHLMERGLIAANAEGKKRGEEFVSKLNPTGGTNINDALLESLKQFERGDRPKMLVFMTDGLPTVGETNTEKIISNLKSQISNSKADGIRIFPFGFGYDVNTTLLDRIGSENSGISDYVQPKEDLEIKVSNFFAKVSAPVLSDLELDFGPVITESMYPRKLTDLFRGMQLTIVGRYKNTNDLNNITLRLTGKAGKESRSFTYSDLDFPNREDDNNFLPRLWASRRVGWLLEQIRANGETKETRDEVIDLGTRYGLVTPYTSYLATDGSMANIRRDAPMDERAALPAAKAMSEKSGAGAVQMSARQNSMQENTFVIDGASDGDVTRQIIVRNSRQNQFVANRNFINTNGVWVDSEFAEGSKLPEVKIKFASDEYFRLVAATPELAPYLSLGEQVVVVWNGKVYRITN; from the coding sequence ATGAAATTACGCAGTATTTTTGCACTGGCGGTCGCGGTTGTCGCGCCGCTTTTTGTCGTTCAGAACGCTAACGCGCAGGGCGTTATTGTGCCGCTGCCGTGCGACTTTAGGCCGTGCAGGCCGAGGCCGGTACCGCCGGCTTTGCCGAACGCTTTGCCGGTCAAGTCCATTGAGCTGGACACAAAGATCGAGGGCCAGGTGGCGACCACGCATGTTGAGCAGGTGTTTCGCAACGACACGCCGTACACGCTCGAGGGCACGTACTTTTTCCCGATCCCCGAAACGGCGTCGGTCGTGGAGTTCGCGATCTGGGAGAATGGCAAAAAGCTCGTCGGCGAGGTCCGCTCGCGCGAAGAGGCCCGCCGCATCTACGACGAGATCGTCCGCCGCCAACGCGATCCCGGCCTGCTGGAATACGCCGGGAAAAATCTCTTCCAGGCGTCGATCTTCCCGATTCCGCCAAACTCCGACAAGAAGCTCGAACTGACATACACCGAGATCCTAAAAGCCGAATCCGGCACCGTCGCCTACCGCTATCCGCTCGGCGTCGGAGCGCGGACACTCTGGTCCGCTCGTGACGCGCGTAATGCGGACAAGAGTGTCCGCGCTCCGCAAACCGTCTCAGGCAAGATCGAGATCGTCGGTAAAGAAGCGTTGCGGAACATCTATTCGCCCACGCACTCGATCGAGACAAAGATGAAGGGCGAGCGCGAGGCGAACATTTCGTTTGAGACAAAGAACAACGACAGCGACTTTCAGCTCTTTTATGGCTTGTCGAATAACGATTTTGGCATGTCGCTGATCACGCACCGCGAACCGGGCAAGGACGGCTACTTCCTGCTGCAACTGTCGCCAAAGAACAACATCTCCGAACGCGAGCTGGTCAACAAGGACATCGTGTTCGTGCTAGACACCTCCGGCTCGATGGCCGACGAGGGCAAGATGGACAAGGCCCGCAAGGCGTTGCTGTTCGGCATCAGGACGCTGCGCGACGGCGACAGGTTCAATGTCATAAATTTTGCCGGCGAGGAACATCTGATGGAACGCGGCCTGATCGCCGCCAACGCCGAGGGCAAGAAACGCGGTGAAGAATTCGTCAGCAAGCTGAATCCGACCGGCGGCACGAACATCAACGACGCCCTGCTCGAATCGCTAAAACAATTCGAACGCGGCGACCGGCCAAAGATGCTCGTATTTATGACCGACGGCCTGCCGACCGTCGGCGAGACAAATACAGAGAAGATAATTTCAAATCTTAAATCTCAAATTTCAAATTCAAAAGCCGACGGCATTCGCATCTTCCCGTTCGGCTTTGGCTACGACGTCAACACGACGCTGCTCGACCGGATCGGCTCGGAGAACAGCGGCATCTCGGATTACGTCCAGCCCAAGGAAGACCTCGAGATCAAGGTGTCGAACTTCTTTGCAAAGGTCAGCGCACCCGTATTGAGCGACCTCGAACTCGATTTCGGCCCGGTCATCACCGAATCAATGTATCCGCGCAAGCTGACCGACCTTTTCCGCGGCATGCAGCTCACGATCGTCGGCCGTTACAAGAACACGAACGACCTGAATAACATCACGCTGCGGCTGACGGGCAAGGCGGGCAAGGAATCGCGGTCATTTACTTACAGCGATCTCGACTTCCCAAACCGCGAGGACGATAACAACTTCCTGCCGCGCCTATGGGCGAGCCGCCGCGTCGGCTGGCTGCTCGAACAGATCCGCGCCAACGGCGAGACCAAGGAAACCCGCGACGAGGTCATCGACCTCGGCACGCGATATGGTTTGGTCACGCCCTACACGTCATACCTCGCCACAGACGGCTCGATGGCAAACATCCGCCGCGACGCTCCAATGGATGAGCGAGCGGCCCTTCCTGCCGCAAAGGCGATGAGTGAAAAGAGCGGCGCCGGGGCCGTGCAGATGAGTGCTCGCCAGAATTCAATGCAGGAAAACACTTTCGTCATCGACGGCGCGAGCGATGGCGACGTGACCAGGCAGATCATCGTTCGCAACTCGCGGCAAAACCAGTTCGTCGCGAACCGTAACTTTATCAACACGAACGGCGTGTGGGTCGATTCGGAGTTTGCCGAGGGCTCGAAACTGCCGGAGGTGAAGATCAAGTTTGCGAGCGACGAGTACTTTAGGCTCGTGGCGGCGACGCCCGAACTCGCTCCTTACCTTTCACTAGGCGAGCAGGTCGTCGTCGTCTGGAACGGCAAGGTGTATCGGATAACGAACTAG
- a CDS encoding S41 family peptidase has product MIKTGIGVLLQFVLVILAAGQVRAPFDGPAASFILKQGSTFSASGGSSEGLGSRPSPIAADILEAQRIIAGQHIDGDQLKPADLTKNAITGMLDALDPHSNFYDRAEWTDLMDEQRSGYTGIGATIANFERGGVIDTFVVSTFAGSPAADARLRYGDRIVAVNGEPMVGKTSDVVRDKIRGTAGSSFRMTVERASDLRHVTLQIRRGRVAQPSIPDAYILRPGIGYIDLSEGFNYTTAGEFDTALAGLKRQGMTSLILDLRGNGGGIVDQAVKVASRFLPAGTVVVTQRGRTRLDNRTWRSSDPNPETLPLVVLVDEETASASEIVAGAFQDTDRALIIGEKTFGKGLVQSVIELPGRTGLTLTTARYLTPSGRSIQRDYVRTDRYDYYHHRSQAAAAGAFFEARTITDRRVVGGDGVHPDEAVTLPRLTPDEAKLLDPLFFFTRDLLNGRVPGISIEPVAGASTRRILSGDMIVTPAMMARFTDYLSANSEAFAPPPVGHGPFVKMRLRHNLVMGLHGVTSAGQVLIEDDPQVARAVDALPRAAQLANRANQARRSRQR; this is encoded by the coding sequence ATGATCAAAACCGGTATAGGTGTATTACTGCAGTTTGTTCTCGTTATCCTCGCTGCCGGACAGGTTAGGGCTCCATTTGACGGCCCTGCAGCGTCTTTCATCCTCAAGCAGGGAAGCACGTTTTCTGCATCCGGTGGTAGTTCCGAGGGGCTGGGCTCCAGGCCTTCACCGATCGCTGCTGACATCCTTGAGGCGCAGCGGATCATCGCCGGACAACACATAGACGGCGATCAACTCAAGCCCGCTGACCTGACAAAAAATGCGATCACGGGCATGCTGGACGCTCTCGATCCACACTCGAACTTTTACGACCGGGCCGAGTGGACGGACCTGATGGACGAACAGCGTAGCGGCTACACGGGCATCGGTGCGACGATAGCGAACTTTGAGCGTGGCGGCGTTATCGATACGTTCGTGGTATCAACGTTTGCGGGCTCGCCCGCGGCGGACGCTCGTTTGCGTTATGGTGACCGCATCGTAGCGGTTAACGGCGAGCCGATGGTCGGCAAGACCTCAGACGTGGTCCGCGACAAGATACGCGGGACGGCGGGCAGTTCGTTTCGAATGACGGTCGAAAGGGCGTCGGACCTTCGCCACGTCACACTTCAGATCAGGCGCGGCCGTGTTGCTCAGCCGTCGATACCCGACGCATACATCCTGCGGCCGGGCATTGGCTATATCGACCTGTCAGAGGGATTCAACTACACGACCGCAGGCGAATTTGACACGGCGCTTGCCGGCCTGAAGCGGCAGGGCATGACCTCACTCATCCTCGATCTTCGCGGTAACGGCGGCGGGATCGTGGACCAGGCAGTGAAGGTCGCGTCGAGGTTTCTTCCTGCCGGAACGGTCGTTGTGACGCAGCGTGGCCGCACACGCCTCGACAACCGCACGTGGCGCTCGTCCGATCCGAACCCCGAAACGCTGCCGCTCGTCGTCCTCGTTGACGAAGAGACCGCCTCTGCGTCCGAGATCGTCGCAGGAGCGTTTCAGGATACCGACCGGGCGCTGATCATCGGAGAAAAGACGTTTGGCAAGGGGCTGGTCCAGAGCGTTATCGAACTGCCGGGCCGGACCGGCCTCACGTTGACGACCGCGCGATACCTGACACCGTCGGGCCGGTCGATCCAGCGCGATTACGTTAGGACAGACCGATACGACTATTATCATCATCGGTCGCAGGCGGCGGCCGCCGGTGCTTTTTTTGAGGCACGGACGATCACAGACAGACGTGTCGTCGGCGGCGATGGCGTGCATCCCGACGAAGCCGTAACGCTGCCCCGCCTTACGCCCGACGAGGCCAAGCTCCTCGATCCGCTATTCTTCTTTACACGCGACCTGCTAAATGGACGTGTGCCGGGAATCTCAATTGAACCGGTTGCCGGAGCGTCAACTCGCAGGATACTGTCCGGTGATATGATCGTGACGCCCGCAATGATGGCCCGCTTTACAGACTATTTGAGTGCGAACAGTGAGGCTTTTGCACCGCCGCCTGTCGGACATGGCCCGTTCGTCAAAATGCGGCTTCGGCATAATCTGGTAATGGGTTTGCACGGTGTTACTTCTGCTGGCCAAGTCCTGATCGAGGACGATCCGCAGGTTGCACGAGCCGTTGACGCCCTGCCGCGAGCGGCCCAGCTTGCAAACCGTGCTAATCAGGCGAGGCGATCTAGGCAGCGGTAA
- a CDS encoding insulinase family protein, producing MSELFKLPPLEIEEFALSNGLRVVLNQDHAVPVVSVAVYYNVGSRNEREDRTGFAHLFEHMMFQGSENVPKAGHFQHIMKAGGTMNGTTSSERTNYYETLPADQLPLALWLESDRMKSLAVTQENLDNQREAVKEEKRLRYDNQPYGQIFDLINEMIYKNFANSHSTIGSMEHLDAASVEDVQEFFRIYYAPNNAVMVLSGSFDSDEAKRLVETYFGDIPSQALPPELDVSEPVEVAANYREWHDSLAPFPAFLIGWKIPKRRSPDFNALYLAGKVLYDGDSSRLYQKLVKGDESVIQLFGFTDERRGPSSIFVGAIPKPDKDLSKIRERIMQEIHDLAAHGPTAKEMEKIENQLVNDSVRMRQSSMSRAQAIAECALYDGDPRLINTDLDELLAVTAEEIRHAVGVYLNTDNRALLDVVPAAQR from the coding sequence ATGTCCGAATTATTCAAATTACCGCCGCTTGAGATCGAGGAATTTGCTTTGTCGAACGGGCTGCGGGTGGTGTTGAATCAGGACCACGCGGTGCCGGTGGTGTCGGTGGCGGTGTATTACAACGTCGGTTCGCGGAACGAGCGTGAGGACAGGACGGGCTTTGCGCATTTGTTTGAGCACATGATGTTCCAGGGCTCAGAGAACGTGCCGAAAGCCGGGCATTTTCAGCACATAATGAAGGCGGGCGGCACGATGAACGGCACCACATCGAGCGAGCGGACGAACTATTATGAGACGCTGCCGGCGGACCAATTGCCGCTTGCTCTGTGGCTCGAAAGCGACCGGATGAAGTCGCTCGCGGTCACGCAGGAGAACCTCGACAACCAGCGCGAGGCCGTCAAGGAAGAGAAGCGGCTGCGGTACGACAACCAGCCTTACGGGCAGATATTCGACCTGATCAACGAGATGATCTACAAGAATTTTGCCAACTCGCACTCGACCATCGGCTCGATGGAGCATCTCGATGCGGCCTCGGTCGAGGACGTGCAGGAGTTCTTTAGGATTTATTACGCGCCGAACAATGCGGTGATGGTTTTGTCTGGTTCGTTCGACTCGGACGAGGCAAAGCGGCTGGTCGAGACATACTTTGGCGACATTCCGTCGCAGGCTTTGCCGCCGGAACTCGACGTCAGCGAGCCGGTGGAGGTCGCGGCGAATTATCGCGAATGGCACGATTCGCTCGCGCCGTTTCCGGCGTTCCTGATCGGCTGGAAGATACCGAAACGCCGTTCGCCGGATTTTAACGCATTGTATCTCGCGGGCAAGGTGCTCTACGACGGCGACAGCTCGAGGCTGTATCAGAAGCTGGTCAAGGGCGATGAGAGCGTGATCCAACTGTTTGGATTCACCGACGAGCGACGTGGGCCGTCGAGCATTTTTGTCGGCGCGATACCGAAGCCGGACAAGGATTTGAGTAAGATCCGCGAGAGGATCATGCAGGAAATTCACGATCTTGCTGCCCACGGCCCGACCGCCAAGGAGATGGAAAAGATCGAGAACCAGCTCGTTAACGATTCGGTTCGGATGCGGCAATCCTCGATGTCGCGGGCACAAGCGATCGCCGAGTGTGCGCTGTATGATGGCGACCCGCGGCTGATAAACACCGATCTCGACGAGCTGCTCGCCGTCACCGCCGAAGAGATCCGCCACGCCGTCGGCGTTTACCTGAATACCGACAACCGAGCTCTTCTCGACGTCGTACCGGCGGCGCAGAGATAG
- a CDS encoding VOC family protein: MASFDIPNAGEICWRELRTKDLPAAMDFYSKLFGWELPQTQISPMDYKEIVLGGTAYGGMMGMEGDDWGDAPSHWATYVAVDNADATAAKITEHGGSITVPAFDAPGVGRMAMVADPSGAEFAIIQFEQPQ; encoded by the coding sequence ATGGCTAGTTTTGACATACCAAATGCCGGCGAGATCTGCTGGCGCGAATTGAGGACCAAAGACCTGCCCGCCGCGATGGATTTCTATTCGAAACTCTTCGGATGGGAGCTGCCGCAGACACAGATCTCGCCGATGGATTATAAAGAGATCGTCCTCGGCGGCACGGCCTACGGCGGCATGATGGGCATGGAAGGCGATGATTGGGGCGACGCCCCGTCACACTGGGCAACGTATGTCGCCGTCGATAACGCTGACGCAACGGCGGCAAAGATCACCGAGCATGGCGGCAGCATCACCGTCCCTGCCTTTGATGCGCCGGGCGTCGGCCGCATGGCCATGGTCGCCGACCCATCAGGAGCCGAATTCGCGATCATCCAATTCGAACAACCGCAGTAA
- a CDS encoding insulinase family protein: protein MTLDFRKSPPEALATVAFEIGRPTTATLDNGLRVVVFENKRLPLVSYRLAFFSGDIHDPMGSTGLTSAIAAQITEGTENYTSLQLADKVERLGASLHASASDDFTILSASALSLYASEMLDLMAETVLRPTFPEEELDLYRRNTVEHLKFQRSQPPFLASEQAARLVYGKHPYATISPTAADIEKLDREALAKFHAATLIPNNAMLIAVGDIDAGEFIAQLSDHFGGWQPGEVATHSFADAPTRDKRTLTIVDRPGSAQSNIVMANTAINRTDPDYFKVIVMNQVLGAGASSRVFMNLREEKGYTYGAYTRLNSKRLIGDIEATAEVRNEVTGDSLKEFFYELDRIRNEKAGDEELADAKNFLTGVFPIRAETQEGLTNLIVNQHLYGLPDDYLQTYREHVASVTTDDVLDAAQKYVRPDEMAIVIVGDAAEVRPQAESYAETVEIFDTDGNKKGN, encoded by the coding sequence ATGACTCTTGATTTTAGGAAATCGCCGCCGGAGGCGCTGGCCACGGTGGCATTTGAGATAGGTCGGCCGACGACGGCGACGCTGGACAATGGGCTGCGCGTTGTCGTGTTTGAGAACAAGCGGCTGCCCTTGGTGAGCTATCGGCTGGCGTTCTTTTCGGGTGACATTCACGATCCGATGGGCTCGACGGGGCTGACGTCGGCGATTGCCGCGCAGATCACCGAGGGGACCGAGAATTACACGAGCCTGCAGCTTGCCGACAAGGTCGAGCGGCTTGGGGCTTCGCTCCATGCAAGCGCGTCGGATGATTTTACGATCTTGTCGGCATCGGCACTGTCGCTGTATGCGTCCGAAATGCTCGACCTGATGGCCGAGACCGTGCTGCGGCCGACGTTCCCCGAAGAGGAACTCGACCTTTATCGCCGCAATACCGTCGAGCACCTGAAATTCCAACGCTCTCAGCCACCGTTCCTCGCGAGCGAACAGGCCGCGAGGCTGGTTTACGGCAAGCATCCTTACGCAACGATATCGCCAACGGCCGCGGACATCGAGAAGCTCGACAGGGAAGCTCTGGCGAAGTTTCACGCCGCGACGCTCATTCCTAACAACGCAATGCTGATCGCTGTCGGCGACATCGATGCGGGCGAATTCATCGCGCAACTCAGCGACCATTTCGGCGGCTGGCAGCCGGGCGAGGTGGCGACGCATTCGTTTGCTGACGCGCCCACGCGTGACAAACGCACGCTGACCATCGTCGACCGTCCCGGCTCGGCCCAGTCGAACATCGTGATGGCCAACACCGCGATAAACCGCACGGATCCCGACTATTTCAAGGTCATCGTGATGAATCAGGTGCTCGGTGCGGGAGCGTCGTCACGAGTCTTTATGAACTTGCGTGAAGAAAAGGGCTACACTTACGGAGCCTACACGAGGCTCAACTCAAAACGCCTCATCGGCGACATAGAGGCCACGGCAGAGGTCAGGAACGAGGTCACCGGCGACTCGCTGAAAGAATTCTTCTATGAACTCGACCGCATCAGGAACGAGAAGGCCGGTGACGAGGAACTCGCGGATGCAAAGAATTTCCTCACGGGTGTCTTTCCTATCCGCGCCGAAACGCAGGAAGGCTTGACCAACCTCATCGTCAACCAGCACCTTTACGGCCTGCCGGACGATTACCTGCAAACCTATCGCGAACACGTTGCTTCTGTTACGACCGACGATGTTCTCGACGCCGCGCAAAAATATGTCCGCCCTGACGAGATGGCAATTGTCATCGTCGGCGACGCCGCCGAAGTGCGGCCGCAGGCTGAGAGTTACGCTGAGACGGTCGAGATATTCGACACGGACGGGAATAAGAAAGGAAACTAA
- a CDS encoding VOC family protein: MSEATAAEGFAGPCHGSFCWTEIATSDAKQAMDFYTNVFGWKFQTNEAMTDGFQYHEYSTGGDYPAGGLYQISPEFFPEGAPPPHFMTYIMVDDVDDNARQAAELGATVLKEPSDIPGAGRFAVIQDPTGAIFATFKMAEGGHNG, encoded by the coding sequence ATGTCAGAAGCAACCGCAGCAGAAGGTTTCGCGGGCCCGTGTCACGGCAGTTTTTGCTGGACCGAGATCGCGACATCCGACGCTAAGCAAGCTATGGACTTTTACACGAACGTGTTCGGCTGGAAATTCCAGACGAACGAGGCCATGACCGATGGCTTTCAGTATCACGAATACTCTACCGGCGGCGATTATCCGGCCGGCGGGCTTTATCAGATCAGCCCCGAATTTTTCCCTGAGGGAGCACCGCCGCCTCACTTTATGACCTACATAATGGTCGATGACGTTGACGATAATGCCCGACAGGCGGCTGAGCTCGGTGCGACGGTCCTAAAAGAGCCGTCAGATATTCCCGGTGCCGGACGTTTCGCCGTGATCCAGGACCCGACAGGCGCGATATTTGCGACGTTCAAGATGGCGGAAGGAGGGCACAATGGCTAG
- a CDS encoding type II toxin-antitoxin system RelE/ParE family toxin — MRLVKLPQALTDLIETAEYLAEDDIETADRFFDAFEATLNDLCRTPKMGAVRRFREMDVRMWFVRDFSKILIFYTERADEIVILRVIHSARDYTRFFEAD, encoded by the coding sequence ATGAGGCTCGTCAAACTCCCGCAGGCACTCACCGACCTGATCGAGACCGCCGAATATCTGGCGGAAGATGATATTGAAACAGCCGACCGGTTCTTCGATGCGTTTGAGGCAACGCTGAATGACCTGTGCCGAACGCCAAAGATGGGCGCGGTTCGCAGATTTCGCGAAATGGATGTTCGGATGTGGTTTGTTCGCGACTTTTCCAAAATCCTCATCTTCTACACAGAACGCGCGGATGAGATAGTCATTCTTCGCGTGATCCATTCTGCACGGGACTATACGCGGTTCTTCGAAGCGGATTGA